In Zingiber officinale cultivar Zhangliang chromosome 1A, Zo_v1.1, whole genome shotgun sequence, a genomic segment contains:
- the LOC121997385 gene encoding uncharacterized protein LOC121997385 codes for MAAANMKMKMQLRKGSEVEVQRWDGDSYSWLSGDVVSGNGRTYLVRIHGATTSQAAVLERVARKFIRPTPVPVGLRALYSWSTGDEVEAFVDHAWCPAVVTAVGYGKVVVYLHGKMKKIRVRTCELRLRRQWDGNQWTLLDKKPREAIISREFPAAADSHNVAG; via the exons ATGGCGGCGGCGAACATGAAGATGAAGATGCAGCTGAGGAAGGGGAGCGAGGTTGAGGTCCAGCGGTGGGACGGCGACTCCTACTCCTGGCTCTCCGGCGACGTCGTCTCCGGCAACGGCCGCACCTACCTCGTCCGCATCCACGGGGCAACTACGTCCCAGGCCGCGGTACTCGAGCGAGTCGCCCGAAAGTTTATTAGGCCGACGCCGGTCCCGGTTGGCCTCCGCGCCCTCTACTCCTGGAGCACCGGCGACGAGGTGGAGGCGTTCGTGGACCACGCCTGGTGCCCGGCGGTGGTTACCGCCGTCGGCTACGGGAAGGTCGTTGTCTACCTTCACGGgaagatgaagaaaatcagaGTCCGCACGTGCGAGCTTCGGCTGAGGAGGCAGTGGGACGGCAATCAGTGGACGCTTCTCGATAAG AAACCAAGGGAGGCGATTATTTCCCGTGAATTCCCGGCGGCGGCTGATTCACATAACGTTGCCGGCTAG